The Mytilus trossulus isolate FHL-02 unplaced genomic scaffold, PNRI_Mtr1.1.1.hap1 h1tg000463l__unscaffolded, whole genome shotgun sequence genome has a window encoding:
- the LOC134702458 gene encoding ryncolin-4-like yields MTVYCNMDKFDGGWTVLQRRQDNTNFYRTWAEYKKGFGNVEKSFWLGNDNIHILTSNGKYELRIDLGDWTGNKWYAIYKTFAVGNEINKYILTVGGYSGNAKDCLTYHNGMKFTTKDVDKDKSSINCANQAKGGWWYRACHQSNLNGIYKKGKSPYKNVVSWNLIKTNVYSMKFARMMIRRL; encoded by the exons ATGACAGTCTATTGTAACATGGATAAATTCGACGGGGGTTGGACG GTATTACAAAGACGACAGGATAACACAAATTTTTACAGAACATGGGCAGAGTATAAAAAAGGATTTGGAAATGTCGAAAAAAGCTTTTGGCTAG gaaatgataatatacatattttgactTCAAATGGAAAGTATGAGTTAAGGATAGATTTAGGTGACTGGACGGGAAACAAGTGGTATGCCATCTACAAAACATTTGCAGTtggaaatgaaataaacaagTATATTTTGACGGTTGGAGGATATAGTGGAAATGCCA AAGATTGTTTGACGTATCATAACGGAATGAAGTTTACAACGAAAGACGTTGACAAGGATAAGTCGTCCATCAACTGTGCAAATCAAGCTAAAGGAGGATGGTGGTACCGCGCATGTCATCAATCAAATCTGAATGGCATATACAAGAAAGGAAAATCTCCTTACAAGAATGTTGTCAGTTGGAATTTGATAAAAACTAACGTCTATTCCATGAAGTTTGCTCGCATGATGATTAGACgtctttaa
- the LOC134702459 gene encoding fibrinogen-like protein A: MPILLSFYFLVVLLFVDGAEKDDIKDANVNRREIYDDKTDSWGFVEDLKDHKRESLDIDTTVDDLMHSLQGICLFDKPKQSATQLLIDTQSILKNIDVYKDIVKLNIQLRNKLKWIVEGSKGTIEISRVIRMLKNDVQGICKPLEKLRDCAELKKKHKKSGVYIIYPDGSTAMTVYCNMDEFDEGWTVLQRRQDKTDFYRTWAEYKKGFGNVENSFWLGNDNIHVLTKSGRYELRIDLSDWTGNKWYAIYKTFSVGNENTKYKLNVGGYSGNANDGMAFHNGMKFSTKDQDNEKKSRDCAKLAKGGWWYADCHEVNLNGIYKAGLTSKWDVVSWTKLKKETYSMKFARMMIRRF; this comes from the exons ATGCCGATCTTACTCAGTTTTTATTTTCTGGTGGTTTTGTTATTTGTCGATGGCGCTGAAAAAGATGATATTAAAG ACGCAAATGTCAATCGTAGAGAAATATACGACGACAAAACTGATAGTTGGGGATTTGTAGAAGATTTGAAAGATCATAAGCGAGAATCTTTAGACATTGACACGACAGTTGACGATTTAATGCATTCATTACAAG gGATATGCCTTTTCGATAAACCTAAACAATCAGCAACGCAATTGTTAATAGACACCCAATCCATACTGAAAA ATATTGACGTGTACAAAGATATAGTTAAACTTAACATACAACTAAGAAATAAGTTGAAATGGATAGTTGAAG GTAGCAAAGGTACGATAGAAATTTCGAGAGTTATAAGAATGTTGAAAAATGACGTTCAGG GTATTTGTAAGCCTTTAGAGAAACTTCGCGACTGTGCTGAGTTGAAAAAGAAACACAAGAAGAGCGGTGTGTACATTATATACCCAGACGGTTCTACAGCTATGACAGTCTATTGTAACATGGATGAATTCGATGAGGGTTGGACG gtattaCAAAGAAGACAGGATAAAACTGATTTCTACAGAACATGGGCCGAGTACAAAAAAGGATTTGGCAATGTCGAAAACAGTTTCTGGCTAG gaaatgACAACATACATGTTTTGACCAAAAGTGGGAGATATGAGTTACGGATAGATTTAAGTGACTGGACAGGGAACAAATGGTACGCCATCTACAAGACGTTCTCGGTaggaaatgaaaatacaaagtATAAACTTAATGTCGGAGGGTACAGTGGAAATGCAA ATGATGGTATGGCGTTTCATAACGGAATGAAGTTTTCAACCAAGGATCAAGATAATGAGAAGAAATCAAGAGACTGTGCAAAGTTAGCTAAAGGAGGATGGTGGTATGCAGACTGTCATGAAGTTAACTTGAATGGGATATATAAGGCAGGACTAACAAGTAAATGGGATGTTGTCAGTTGGACTAAGTTAAAGAAAGAGACCTATTCTATGAAGTTTGCCCGTATGATGATCAGAAGGTTTTGA